The genomic region GCCAGTATTGCCGGAACCGGCGTAACCCCTTTACTAAGCCGATCAAACAAATCAGATACAGCCTCGTCGATGTGCCCTAAAGCCTTGGGGAAGACCACTAGCCCGTAGATACCTAAAGCGAAGACATCGACCCTTTTCTTTACGTCAGGATGTACAAGCACCAAATCTCGTAAGCTTTTCCAAGGGACACATTTACTGTCGCCCTTCTGTTGGATTCGGGCAGCGACCTACTGCTCGCTCATCCCGATAATGTTCATTAATTTCCTTAACAATGGAGGGACACAAGCAGCTCTAGAATAAACCCTGTCGACTTGAAACTTTGGGCACCAAAGCAAGGTCGTATACTCCTCCACAGTAGGCGTCAAATCGACTTTCCCAAAAGTGAAACAACTGTAGGCAGGATTCCAAAATTGAGCAAGGGCTCGGAATAAATACTTGTCCACTTTGACACTGAGCAGATAAGGTAGGTCACCGTAGTTACAATAGAACAGCTGCTTGGTCTCGACATCCCACTGATCCCAGACTTCTTTCATTTCTCGAAGGTCATTCTGGATTACACTGATACGGGTGAAATCCCATAATTCTGACACGTGCCCCTCGGTAAGACTATCGCCTTTCTCCCGTTGTGTCGTTTCAGCCCAAACTCGCACAGCCGCATTATCttctactttatcaagaaatcccttttccatgataagctttcgtTTTAGACACTGAACATGAATCGACACCTCTTTTAGAATGACAATGCTATACAATCGCAAATAAAGCAAAGATAATATTACGCAGAACAAGATTTAACGTAAATGACGATAAATATAACATCCATTTAGGTAAGCACTAAGGTTTGGCGTAGCTCTACCTAGGTCGGTTCTTATGGGTCATTAcatgtggtttggttctaagcagggtacctgaaccagcagattcctcaatcctcacccattataggctcataaggaccgagttcagttcaggggaatacatttccctatggccatgtggagatgaaaatctcacgaagacataggtacggatgtatcccggaagcgattcactatcccatgcggaggtgaaaacctcacgaaggcgtagcttctcactcccacttaagaggtgtgaccaacggtcatgcaatgcaatgtgcagaggtatataaaaaacttaaaatacaaaacatgataaaaactataactcaaaataaaatgcaatgagaggatcggatatttaactcaaattttcaactttcgacaaaaagacaagagataatcaactcgtggcttgactctcttatttacgtccccagtggagtcgccaagctgttgtcaccatttttttgatgaaacggggccaacttggattttgaaaacgaaaattaaaatgggagtcgccaccaatcctttttgataaggtgtgatcgggtcaccttgaaaagtggttgtttttaataaacgatttgattttattaaaataacagttttggtccacgaaattcagaaaaaatgggttcgggagtcggttacgcacgaggaaggattagcaccctcgatacgcctaaaattggtacctagttgattacttaatgtcttagtgttgaaaaactgaaaactttaaagaaatttaaaaatacgatccttatattaaaatgttgaaaattttgggaaaagggGCACGTTCCatgttaatcgagaaagaaagcatcatatccagtaagttaggacacaatgtctcgaattcccgatgtGCGAATGAatgtcaaaatttacttatttaaaagatgtttGATTATCCCGGGTTTAGAAAAGGGaacatgcccagtaagttaggacacgatcttttcttaattcccgagattgtttaaaacttgagtttgaaaagattcgtatatttagatttattatgaaaatcgaaacccagtaagttaggtacgaccttctcgaatctaaatacaagattttgcttattcaaaaatcataatttatgcatcgaataaaattaatctaatctGAAATAAAACACAATGTCAATATCGAACAAAACGAAAATGAATACGATGATgtaacataaataatatgagtaatagcaatgaaaataaattagataaaaggaTAAACcaataacatacaaaataacaacgcatataaggaaataaaattaaaatattcgctcaaaataataatgagaatataaataaggaaataaataaagaaatgaataaggctataaaatataaaaggtataaatatctatttataaaaataaaaatacatacatagatgtgtataataatatgaaaatacatatgtaggcataagtaaaatatatatgtaaaaaagaaatataatatatatatatatatataaatgtacacgtttatataatatatatatatatatataaatatacatgttttaatatatataaatatatatatgtatatatatatatatatgaataggTATATAAATATTCGTGAAAGAAAAGTATAAGAGAAATAACAGTAATATTAATACTaacaataatagtaataataataaccataataataataatagtaaactaataataataataataataatataataataataataataataataataataataataataagaaaagtttgaaagtataaaaaaaacttgaaataaataataaatgatcaaaatgatatatacatataaaataaacaaatgaaataaatatgttaactcatgaaataataagataatgaatacataaatggaaagaaaataaaactaacaatAACAAgcaataatactaataataatatattaaaatgatcaatttgacgataaataactaaaatatccagagaggattaaattgaaactaagCGAAACCTTAAAATGAAATCGAAAttggaaacaaagaaaatgatcaaattgtggCGCAGCAAAGGGTGGGGACCGAACAACAAATACCCTCATTCCAAAACGCATCACTTTGAGCGGGACTAAAATGGAACAAAAGTAAAGTTATAcggctaaattaaaaaacaaaagggacCAGATTGCATTAAGGCGCAAAGAGGAAGGATCTCGCATAAATATCCCTCACCGCAGAAACATGCGGATCCTAGGCGATGCAGGTCGGGTCGGTTTGGGTCGACtcctaaacggcgtcgttttgcaCTGAGAGCCCACCCAAAACGCCGTTTTGCCAACAATATAAAAgcccaaaaatattattttttcatttcagcaGCTTTGTTTCAAAAAGGAGTTAAAACTTTGTTTTCTCTCTAGCTTCACTGGCATTGCCCAGATTCCGCGTGGGGATCGCCACCGACCGTCATGAGCGGTGGTAAGGTACCAAAAGTCGGTTTTAGAACCCGATCTCGACCCTTCTAAAAATATACCCTTTTAGTCCCGAAAAGTCGAAAAGGAGGGTTTTTCGTACTCCTTTTAGTCCGATTCCAACGCCAAGGTGGTCTCCGTGACGGGCTTTTGAGACCGATGAGTatccctttcttttctttttcgttttgttataaagaagaaatcaaacaaacaaaaataaaataaaataaaataaaataaaataaaatagcaacgtaaaaagagaaagaaaatggagtcaacctttttgtttttttatttcattgttgttgttgttacaAAGATCGTATTTTTGCTTTTATATctcatctatttctatttttctattatttgttgTTTGCTTTTTGCGTTCCGCTTGCTTTTTGCAGTGTTGATGAAGCTAGGCACGGTGGGTGGCGATGGGACAAGGCAAGCAGCGAGGGATGGGTGCGGCGCTAGGCTTGGCTAGGGTTTCATTTTTCCAAACCCTAGTTGGGGTTTTTGGGAAATTGGGCTCAATTTGGGCCTCgggtttgggttgtaattgggctTGTGGGTTGGTGTTATTTTGCTGGTAGGGCCtgggcaaatttgggcttctacaaGCATGAAGAAAAaagcaagaaaatgaaaaggaagGGAACTAGCCATGGGAGGCCACTGCCTActggagaagagaaaaatgaaggCTGATGAGGTTCTTTTCCCTCATAAAAAGACCAACAAATGGACCCGAGGCCCATGTTCAACTATTCAAGTCCAATTTTTGTGATCCAATTCTTTAATATGAGGTTCCAACaatccaaaatattttcaaatatcaaatatcacACTTAAATATTATGTACATCATAAAAGTCTCGAGAATTGATCAAATTACCcttttatagtaaaattactattttatccCCTTTTGTCTATTTTCACGAtttcttctcaaaatttgaTACTTAGACcaattcaaattcataattcataattcataATAATTCTTCAATATAACTCCATAAGCAGCGAGAATTACAATTTTCCACTTTCTTCACTAACAATGGGAAaataacaatttagtccctctacttctAGTTCTTCCCAGTTTAGTCCTAAAAGTGATTTTCACACTACCGAGTCATATTCCAATTTATTTCATGTCAAATAGGCAATAAAAACtcttatttccatttttaaattttctgttTTAGTCCTTCAACATTTCAATATTTGTGTCATCACATTTTCACCtataaaattcttttcattaaatcccataaaattcttttatttgaaaatttttccaattttctcAATAATTCACTATATTCGCTATCGAAATAGTGCCACGTGTCAAACtagaaatttgagattttacTAGTATGAGTCCTTTTATAAacattaaacaatttaaaataatattaaatgatttaacTTTTTTGGGGAAATCTATTTAATgacatgtaaaaatatataaacatgtggCTACACAATCCACTTTTTGTGACATCCCAATCAGCATTTCGTTTGGTGTTTAACCGAGGAATAACCAAAGCAATCAAAATTCTTAAGACAATacttaaattgacaaaaaaaaaaaaattaaagtgactaaaataagaGCACAACACTTTTAAAATGACTATCTAAATAATTtaccttaaaataaaataacaaattttagtGCATGCGAGTTACAATATATGAtttcttgttgttgttgctATCCTTGTGAGAGCTATAATTGCCACTGCAGGGTCCATGCCCGATCCTCATTTATAGCGAGTGGGGGACTCTTTTATGAGCTAGACGTACGTTCGggaaaataaccaaaacaaaatgtACAAAACGTCGACAGCAGGGTTCGAACCTGCGCGGGCGTAGCCCAACAGATTTCAAGTCTGTCTCCTTAACCACTCGGACATATCGACGGTTTTGTTAGGAGGacctgaaaatattttattaacgtTTATCAACAAAGTCCAACTCTATATGCAGGTCGTTGATATGCTTTCTACAAAGTACAAACCTACTAATATTAATTCCAGTACAATAGAAAAGGAAATacccaaaaataagaaaaagtaaGATAAGCATGAcatggatttttttttggtatatgaAAGTTTTCATAAGACgcgatttaattataattaaaataaatttaaaggagGATCCACacataatacatttatatattatgagactcgaaaatgagattttaaagttttaaaacctCAATCTTACGATCGAGATAAAATCTTATTGACAAttaaatacatatgtatataacattttaaatgtggttatgatatttaataaatacaatataaatatatagattcCGTATTggtaatattcttttataaaatttttgtaaattgaaattgtattgctatttttatctaatgtatatatttacagtCCCGGGGTACGCCCAAGACCCAAGACTAGAAGGggacaaaagaaaattttcaacttttaacgTGGAAAAAAATCTTTAACCTTTTAAGTCTTCTCATTGACGCTTAATTGcaagcataaaaaaaaaagaaaaagaaaaaggccccactttttttattttattactagtatatgttttattatattatattacattttataatttcttttaaaagaatcCCAATTTATTGTTTCACCTAGGGTcccaaaatgttaaaatgagcctgcatatttatataaaagtataaatttagagaaattttgaatcgataaattttttatatgcattatattactaaattgatattaaaataatttattaacatattattaattataatatgataataaaaagaaatattaattaacataataatatattaatgtaaaattaattaacttagttgtatcttttaaaattttttaagactgtttgtggaataaaaaaagtgCACAACCagtgtaccaaatactaaccctaattataattgtcgaaaccattcttttgaaaaacaaacgttttaggttgtcgactttaaaaatgaaaattgagagttgtcaccaatcttttattgaggtgtgattggatcaactaaaaaaaaggctttggtctacgagttttagaaaaatggatccgggagtcggttacgtacgaggaaggattagcaccctcataacgcccaaaattggtacctagttaattaattagtgtcttaatgtcgaaaatttgaaaaatataatccttagcaaaaacttaaaaacgttacttattaagacccttatcatttcggagaaagaaaatgtcacacctaatgcgttagggcacaacattctaatttcctcaaaaatgaattagtctaaaactcgtgtaataaaaatttaaaagaatattcatttgtttaagatttaagaaatcgcggcccaat from Gossypium raimondii isolate GPD5lz chromosome 1, ASM2569854v1, whole genome shotgun sequence harbors:
- the LOC128032717 gene encoding uncharacterized protein LOC128032717: MEKGFLDKVEDNAAVRVWAETTQREKGDSLTEGHVSELWDFTRISVIQNDLREMKEVWDQWDVETKQLFYCNYGDLPYLLSVKVDKYLFRALAQFWNPAYSCFTFGKVDLTPTVEEYTTLLWCPKFQVDRVYSRAACVPPLLRKLMNIIGMSEQVDVFALGIYGLVVFPKALGHIDEAVSDLFDRLSKGVTPVPAILAETFRSLSACRKTEELVATPRRDDISEERWREILQNLQDEDIEWRAPWLILDEILYRCGDFDWVPLLGIWGAIGYVPLLESRQYRSRQFVPATLGLAYSDFSYSEDNYKKKVREVSNAWNQTHRMRILAVGPTMTPEYSQWRDQRVNDNIPASNRSAFDL